A single genomic interval of Thermoanaerobaculia bacterium harbors:
- a CDS encoding pyridoxal-phosphate dependent enzyme: PPFVGAIPLEIARETLDSVVAVTEAAIADAMRFLLTRAKLCVEGGGAAGSAALLSGAIPVEKGDTVAVLVSGGNVDPERFPFAAPA, encoded by the coding sequence CCGCCGTTCGTCGGCGCGATCCCGCTCGAGATCGCGCGCGAGACCCTCGATTCCGTCGTCGCGGTGACGGAGGCCGCGATCGCCGACGCGATGCGCTTCCTGCTCACGCGCGCGAAGCTCTGCGTCGAAGGGGGCGGCGCGGCCGGGAGCGCGGCGCTCCTCTCCGGCGCGATCCCGGTCGAGAAAGGGGACACGGTCGCCGTGCTCGTCTCCGGAGGAAACGTCGACCCGGAGCGCTTCCCGTTCGCCGCGCCGGCCTGA